A genomic segment from Pyrodictium occultum encodes:
- a CDS encoding molybdopterin-containing oxidoreductase family protein codes for MSKLSRREFLKAAGATGVALAAAEALKLGVGRRGSGPGLMLEAGSGDAELVPNVCRMCTAACSVMVRVRDGRPERIIGNPYADVLNSTAICARGNAGVFRALSPDRPRRPLLRTGGARGTWSFREADYEEAVARAAEILGKLYREGRGDKLIVIIGQIGCATYHPHSASLAAVLGSPNIISMPLSTCIMPKGAAWGVTGLAGKHTEILPDYPRTRYFLSFGRNLGGAVAVSYQTRRAGENIRSFKLVVLDPRLSEWAAKADEWIQIRPGTDLAFLLAMINVIVSEGLYDREYLAKYTNAPMIIAGDGLAPVKTRSIKKNIAGKEVELVDFLVYDLASREFRWASEALMPALELPPGAREYEGKPVRTVFEALRDHVKQYTPEWASRITGVPAETIRRIAREFATTKPAAIETGWNSNKYWNGFQLYRAAAVLAALTGNLLRPGGVVLSAAGISSVLSRAGPPMLPPTSVVQKADLSTEITLSDGTKVKGPLLPLGFNYTEKLPELLSRDKGWVILVIGANPAKTMMGTAFKKIATLPTVDAVIDLGYNLDDTVLYSDVFIPECAYIERSYNIHGAWFTPAKAVRAAFKAADPPRGVQCKGLVEIIADILARIDEELVEKYAEHLASHLGMPSCAEGFIEAARRYLQTRRHDEFMSGIIEAQAKCMGLNLAKLRREGIVVIKPEEWGLEMNRKILENGWLNSPTGKVEILPLKILGLMKKRGFPLKPEWHPFPTWVPPRWMRGQLGGDEFVVITGKVPTMSHESTYDNPLLAAKLTPPEHESVWIHSSRAQALGVRTGDVVEVCGESGKCFKARVWVTDWIHPDAAYIPPHYGAEPELRKRLRFYSAEVPPLAELAPLITEPVAGSHLMSDFKVKIRKA; via the coding sequence GTGTCGAAGCTCTCTAGGCGTGAGTTCCTCAAGGCCGCGGGCGCCACCGGCGTAGCATTGGCAGCGGCTGAAGCGCTCAAGCTGGGCGTGGGGAGGCGCGGCTCAGGCCCGGGCCTCATGCTCGAGGCGGGCAGCGGGGATGCCGAGCTTGTGCCCAACGTCTGCAGGATGTGCACCGCGGCGTGCAGCGTGATGGTCCGCGTTAGGGACGGCAGGCCTGAGAGGATAATAGGCAACCCCTACGCCGACGTGCTGAACTCGACGGCAATCTGCGCCCGGGGCAACGCCGGCGTCTTCCGCGCCCTCAGCCCCGATAGGCCCAGGAGGCCCCTGCTGAGGACGGGCGGCGCCCGCGGCACCTGGAGCTTCAGGGAGGCGGACTACGAGGAGGCTGTGGCCAGGGCCGCGGAGATACTTGGCAAGCTCTACAGGGAGGGGAGGGGGGACAAGCTCATAGTAATCATAGGCCAGATAGGCTGTGCTACCTATCACCCGCACTCGGCAAGCCTCGCCGCGGTCCTGGGGAGCCCCAACATCATAAGCATGCCGCTCTCGACCTGCATAATGCCTAAGGGCGCTGCCTGGGGCGTAACCGGCCTAGCAGGCAAGCACACCGAGATCCTGCCGGACTACCCGAGGACCAGGTACTTCCTCAGCTTCGGCCGCAACCTCGGCGGCGCCGTGGCGGTATCATACCAGACGAGGAGGGCCGGCGAGAACATCCGCAGCTTCAAGCTCGTGGTCCTCGACCCCAGGCTCAGCGAGTGGGCCGCCAAGGCTGATGAGTGGATCCAGATCAGGCCTGGCACCGACCTGGCGTTCCTCCTGGCGATGATAAACGTGATAGTGAGCGAGGGGCTCTACGACAGAGAGTACCTGGCCAAGTACACCAACGCGCCTATGATAATCGCGGGTGACGGCCTAGCCCCGGTGAAGACCAGGAGCATCAAGAAGAACATAGCCGGTAAGGAGGTGGAGCTGGTAGACTTCCTGGTCTACGACCTAGCCTCTAGGGAGTTCAGGTGGGCTAGCGAGGCGCTGATGCCGGCGCTCGAGCTCCCGCCCGGGGCCCGCGAGTATGAGGGCAAGCCGGTGCGCACGGTGTTCGAGGCCCTCCGCGACCACGTGAAGCAGTACACCCCCGAGTGGGCCTCGAGGATAACCGGAGTGCCGGCAGAGACCATCAGGAGGATTGCAAGAGAGTTCGCCACGACAAAGCCGGCGGCGATCGAGACCGGCTGGAACTCGAACAAGTACTGGAACGGGTTCCAGCTGTACCGCGCGGCAGCAGTGCTAGCGGCGCTCACTGGCAACCTGCTCCGGCCGGGCGGCGTGGTCCTCTCAGCAGCCGGGATAAGCAGCGTGCTCTCTAGGGCAGGGCCCCCAATGCTGCCTCCGACCTCGGTCGTCCAGAAGGCGGATCTCTCCACCGAGATAACCCTCAGCGACGGCACCAAGGTCAAGGGGCCGCTCCTCCCGCTGGGCTTCAACTACACCGAGAAGCTCCCCGAGCTGCTCAGCAGGGACAAGGGCTGGGTGATACTGGTCATAGGGGCCAACCCCGCTAAGACTATGATGGGCACGGCGTTCAAGAAGATAGCCACACTACCCACAGTTGATGCCGTGATAGACCTAGGCTACAATCTGGACGATACCGTGCTCTACAGCGACGTGTTCATACCCGAGTGCGCCTACATCGAGAGGAGCTACAACATACACGGGGCCTGGTTCACCCCCGCTAAGGCTGTACGCGCTGCATTCAAGGCCGCTGACCCGCCGCGGGGCGTGCAGTGCAAGGGGCTTGTGGAGATCATAGCGGACATACTTGCCAGGATAGACGAGGAGCTCGTTGAGAAGTATGCCGAGCACCTGGCCAGCCACCTGGGCATGCCCAGCTGCGCCGAGGGCTTCATCGAGGCTGCCCGCCGCTACCTGCAGACGAGGCGCCACGACGAGTTCATGTCCGGTATAATAGAGGCGCAGGCCAAGTGCATGGGGCTGAACCTGGCCAAGCTGAGGAGGGAGGGCATAGTAGTCATTAAGCCGGAGGAGTGGGGCCTGGAGATGAACAGGAAGATACTGGAGAACGGCTGGCTCAACAGCCCGACGGGCAAGGTGGAGATACTCCCGCTCAAGATACTGGGGCTCATGAAGAAGCGCGGCTTCCCGCTGAAGCCTGAGTGGCACCCGTTCCCCACATGGGTGCCCCCAAGGTGGATGCGCGGGCAGCTGGGCGGGGACGAGTTCGTGGTGATAACGGGCAAGGTGCCCACCATGAGCCACGAGTCTACCTATGACAACCCGCTGCTCGCGGCCAAGCTCACGCCGCCGGAGCATGAGAGCGTGTGGATCCACAGCTCCAGGGCCCAGGCGCTCGGCGTGAGAACCGGGGACGTGGTGGAGGTGTGCGGCGAGAGCGGCAAGTGCTTCAAGGCAAGGGTGTGGGTGACCGACTGGATCCACCCGGACGCGGCCTACATACCGCCGCACTACGGCGCCGAGCCGGAGCTGAGGAAGAGGCTACGCTTCTACAGCGCAGAGGTGCCGCCGCTGGCAGAACTGGCCCCGCTGATCACGGAGCCCGTGGCAGGGAGCCACCTCATGTCCGACTTCAAGGTCAAGATAAGGAAGGCCTAG
- a CDS encoding NrfD/PsrC family molybdoenzyme membrane anchor subunit codes for MDSRIALAIGIVVLLVGLAALVPGLQRYCPSCVVERSPYPFTVMMVAYTTYAGLAAGIVMAVSLARLAGRLDEKWMSHAYWAALGLLIAAWITVFLDLGRPDHAVWLVEGWHPTSRVAWMPVFYILLLIPLLTVLVGCIRESRVCSNGVAVGAALLTAALLELNLGSVFGFAVGVPAWQGLYPALSFLVAGVAGGAAAAALLVPLGAKLHGSGSDTAKAVRPLAGIAFAGALLELILEYWRGLQAGYYPGVEAYFSLAGSSIWVEAGLLVAALIVLAAAYARRSYWALVLGSLLLIAGVVAGKYGFIIHGEEARIEAQTFTPVNPYNVLYGGEHYSISGADAAAVAAALLIGLGVFMIGEPLLALEPGEKPRLLFFRSAGGVEAKR; via the coding sequence ATGGATAGCAGGATAGCACTCGCGATAGGCATAGTGGTGCTGCTTGTAGGCCTCGCCGCGCTTGTGCCCGGCCTCCAGCGCTACTGCCCGAGCTGCGTAGTGGAGCGCAGCCCCTACCCGTTCACTGTGATGATGGTGGCCTACACCACCTACGCCGGCCTGGCAGCGGGGATAGTGATGGCGGTCTCCCTTGCGAGGCTCGCCGGTAGGCTGGACGAGAAGTGGATGAGCCACGCATACTGGGCGGCGCTCGGCCTGCTGATAGCTGCCTGGATAACAGTGTTCCTCGACCTCGGCCGCCCGGACCACGCCGTCTGGCTGGTGGAGGGCTGGCACCCGACCAGCAGGGTCGCCTGGATGCCGGTGTTCTACATACTCCTCCTGATACCGCTGCTCACAGTGCTGGTGGGCTGCATAAGGGAGAGCAGGGTCTGCTCCAACGGCGTGGCGGTGGGCGCGGCTCTCCTCACAGCGGCGCTGCTCGAGCTCAACCTTGGCAGCGTCTTCGGCTTCGCTGTCGGGGTCCCGGCGTGGCAGGGGCTCTACCCTGCCCTCAGCTTCCTAGTGGCCGGCGTGGCAGGGGGTGCCGCGGCTGCGGCCTTGCTGGTCCCTCTAGGCGCTAAGCTCCACGGCTCCGGCTCCGACACGGCGAAGGCCGTCAGGCCGCTGGCCGGGATAGCCTTCGCCGGAGCGCTGCTCGAGCTGATCCTCGAGTACTGGAGGGGGCTCCAGGCGGGCTACTACCCCGGTGTTGAGGCCTACTTCAGCCTGGCAGGCTCCAGCATATGGGTGGAGGCGGGCCTGCTGGTAGCGGCGCTGATAGTCCTGGCTGCGGCCTATGCGAGGAGGAGCTACTGGGCCCTGGTGCTGGGCTCCCTGCTCCTCATAGCTGGGGTGGTGGCCGGGAAGTACGGCTTCATAATACACGGCGAGGAGGCCAGGATAGAGGCCCAGACATTCACCCCGGTGAACCCCTACAACGTCCTCTACGGGGGCGAGCACTACAGCATCTCGGGGGCCGACGCGGCGGCTGTGGCTGCGGCGCTCCTCATAGGCCTTGGGGTGTTCATGATTGGCGAGCCTCTTCTCGCTCTCGAGCCTGGTGAGAAGCCTAGACTGCTTTTCTTCCGTAGCGCAGGCGGAGTAGAAGCTAAGCGGTAG
- a CDS encoding ABC transporter permease subunit, translated as MRSLIAKELKTLIREPMVVMMIVMPVLVYALSAPFYSGAARQAEEAARLRGVRLALLSCHGGGLVLRLLAASLRSANVSVDVVDKCSPVEVLEEGYDVAVAVNATGGRLRLEIYVGGDLARLARTLALPGSLTSVLARAMSPGGNVSSRAYVLLNGRLWGFEELSSVYYTGVTMGYASLFILFPAASLGAALIGAEREERMLDVLLSLPVPRRSIALSKAVAALVVALLAAGSAFAGLFILFSSLGLRLSLPSYYTPASLGLYTLSLASESLLATALAMLVGLFASTVRGAQSAAALVAFPALIPFLATLAGLPSSSLFALAPYAASIYTGLSPILGLRPAALATLAQLAEAAAALLALARLLESETAVTGPETLRRLLSRLRARR; from the coding sequence TTGAGAAGCCTCATAGCAAAGGAGCTTAAAACGCTTATAAGGGAGCCGATGGTAGTAATGATGATAGTTATGCCTGTGCTTGTCTACGCGCTCAGCGCCCCCTTCTACAGCGGTGCCGCCCGCCAGGCTGAGGAGGCGGCCAGGCTCCGAGGGGTCCGCCTGGCCCTCCTCTCCTGCCACGGTGGGGGCCTCGTCCTCAGGCTTCTGGCGGCCTCCCTCCGCTCGGCCAACGTGAGCGTGGACGTGGTGGACAAGTGCAGCCCGGTAGAGGTGCTAGAGGAGGGCTATGACGTGGCGGTGGCGGTCAACGCTACGGGCGGGCGGCTCCGCCTAGAGATATACGTTGGAGGGGACCTCGCCAGGCTCGCCCGCACCCTCGCCCTCCCCGGCTCCCTCACCAGCGTCCTGGCCCGCGCCATGTCTCCCGGGGGCAACGTGTCGAGCAGGGCCTACGTGCTGCTTAACGGCCGGCTCTGGGGCTTCGAGGAGCTGAGCAGCGTCTACTACACGGGCGTCACCATGGGCTACGCCTCGCTCTTCATACTCTTCCCCGCCGCCTCGCTGGGCGCGGCGCTCATAGGGGCTGAGAGGGAGGAGCGCATGCTTGACGTGCTCCTCTCCCTCCCGGTGCCCAGGAGGAGCATAGCCCTCTCCAAGGCCGTTGCCGCGCTCGTGGTGGCCCTCCTCGCAGCGGGCTCGGCGTTCGCGGGGCTCTTCATCCTCTTCTCCTCCCTGGGGCTCCGGCTCAGCCTGCCGAGCTACTATACGCCGGCGAGCCTCGGGCTCTACACCCTCTCCCTCGCCTCCGAGTCCCTGCTGGCCACGGCTCTGGCGATGCTGGTGGGCCTCTTCGCCTCAACGGTGCGCGGCGCCCAGTCGGCGGCCGCGCTGGTCGCGTTCCCCGCCCTGATCCCGTTCCTCGCGACCCTGGCGGGGCTGCCCTCCTCAAGCCTCTTCGCCCTGGCCCCATACGCTGCCTCCATCTACACCGGGCTCTCCCCGATCCTCGGGCTGAGGCCGGCAGCCCTGGCGACCCTCGCCCAGCTCGCCGAGGCCGCCGCAGCCCTCCTAGCGCTGGCCAGGCTGCTGGAGTCCGAGACTGCTGTAACCGGGCCGGAGACGCTTAGGAGGCTGCTCTCCAGGCTAAGAGCGAGGAGGTAG
- a CDS encoding ABC transporter ATP-binding protein — protein MPLLEVQGLVKIYPGGVEALRGVSFSLEEGEVFGLVGPNGSGKTTLLRIVATLLKPTRGRVVLDGVDAVREPGEARRRLAYVPEEVGGYRRLTGLEYLSFVVGAFLSARGASMREVEEALEEAVRLTGLSRRQLGRRMQEYSKGMKRRLQVAWALAVKPRLAILDEPTSGLDMEAGYELRRVIAGYARSHGVTVLMSSHNLFEVEYLCDRVAFMKNGRVIDMGSPRELIARYGARNLEEAYMSAVAERGAA, from the coding sequence ATGCCGCTGCTGGAGGTCCAGGGGCTCGTCAAGATCTACCCCGGCGGGGTGGAGGCCCTCCGCGGCGTGAGCTTCAGCCTCGAGGAGGGCGAGGTCTTCGGCCTCGTCGGGCCCAACGGCTCGGGGAAGACGACGCTCCTCCGCATAGTGGCCACGCTGCTCAAGCCCACCAGGGGCAGGGTGGTCCTCGACGGGGTGGATGCGGTAAGGGAGCCCGGGGAGGCCCGTAGAAGGCTAGCCTATGTCCCCGAGGAGGTTGGGGGCTATCGCCGGCTCACGGGGCTCGAGTACCTCTCCTTCGTTGTGGGGGCCTTCCTCTCCGCCCGTGGCGCCTCGATGAGGGAGGTGGAGGAGGCGCTGGAGGAGGCGGTGAGGCTCACCGGGCTCAGCCGCCGGCAGCTGGGGAGGAGGATGCAGGAGTACAGCAAGGGTATGAAGCGCCGCCTCCAGGTGGCCTGGGCGCTGGCGGTGAAGCCTAGGCTGGCTATACTCGACGAGCCCACCTCCGGCCTCGACATGGAGGCCGGCTACGAGCTTCGCAGGGTCATAGCGGGGTACGCTAGGTCCCACGGCGTGACGGTGCTGATGAGCAGCCATAACCTCTTCGAGGTCGAGTACCTCTGCGACCGGGTCGCCTTCATGAAGAATGGGAGGGTGATCGATATGGGCTCCCCGAGGGAGCTTATAGCCAGGTACGGTGCCCGCAACCTGGAGGAGGCCTACATGAGCGCTGTGGCGGAGCGTGGCGCGGCTTGA
- a CDS encoding acetate--CoA ligase, whose protein sequence is MEPRGDAWERELVERQKEVVEESLRDPEGFWARVARELYWARRWDTTLDDTDPPFYRWFVGGVTNITYNILERSIEKGLGNKAALIWRSGEGEERIIRYSDLLREVNRYASLLRDMGVRRGDRVVLYMPMVPEAMYTMLAVARLGAAHVVVFSGFGSRALAERIRDSGARVVVTADGMRRRGRLIPLKPVVDEAVAEAGGVVEKVLVHRVAGNEVEMRPGRDFWVHEELEKYPRRVGFKPVMVRSEEPLFILYTSGTTGKPKGMLHLHGQYMVWTYAHTRWLFGFLDNDVFFVPVDIGWINGHSYATYGPLLNGSTVVWYSDAPDHPGPGAWWDIVDSYSVNMAWVAPTAVRLLIRYGEKVPRSYSLETLRLIVSAGEILGLEPWHWLVNHVCRSRQGCHVVETWGQTENSGFITAPGGYGLVGGIAYRRGSVGLPYPGIDLRVLRDDGSEAAPGEKGYIAIKAPVPPAFAYGVWSDRERYVRTYWSRFPGYYYTGDYGYVDSDGYVYILGRADDVLKVAGHRLGPAEVENTVLEHPAVAEAAVVGVPDELRGTVLAVFVVPKMDVEVDRARLAGEVREMIRRRYGPVAVVKGVYVVDKLPKTRTGKILRRVLRAVLTGAPLGDLSTLEDEAGVEEVRRAVEEFRRAMESAARG, encoded by the coding sequence ATGGAGCCCCGCGGGGATGCCTGGGAGCGCGAGCTTGTGGAGAGGCAGAAGGAGGTGGTTGAGGAGAGCCTCCGGGACCCGGAGGGCTTCTGGGCCCGGGTGGCCCGCGAACTCTACTGGGCCCGGCGCTGGGACACCACGCTCGACGACACTGATCCCCCGTTCTACCGCTGGTTCGTGGGAGGCGTCACCAACATAACCTACAACATTCTGGAGCGGAGCATCGAGAAGGGCTTGGGCAACAAGGCCGCGTTGATCTGGAGGAGCGGGGAGGGCGAGGAGAGGATAATCCGCTACAGCGACCTCCTGAGGGAGGTGAACCGCTACGCCTCCCTGCTCCGGGACATGGGTGTCCGGCGGGGCGACCGCGTGGTACTATACATGCCCATGGTGCCCGAGGCGATGTATACTATGCTCGCCGTGGCCAGGCTCGGGGCCGCCCACGTGGTCGTCTTCAGCGGGTTCGGGAGCAGGGCCCTTGCCGAGAGGATACGCGACTCCGGCGCCCGGGTTGTGGTGACCGCGGACGGGATGAGGAGGAGGGGGAGGCTCATACCCCTGAAGCCCGTGGTCGACGAGGCGGTGGCCGAGGCCGGCGGGGTGGTGGAGAAGGTCCTCGTCCACCGCGTGGCCGGCAACGAGGTCGAGATGAGGCCTGGCCGCGACTTCTGGGTCCACGAGGAGCTTGAGAAGTACCCCCGGAGGGTGGGCTTCAAGCCCGTAATGGTGAGGTCCGAGGAGCCGCTCTTCATACTATACACCAGCGGCACCACGGGTAAGCCCAAGGGGATGCTACACCTCCACGGCCAGTACATGGTCTGGACCTACGCTCATACCCGGTGGCTCTTCGGCTTCCTGGACAACGACGTGTTCTTCGTCCCAGTGGACATAGGCTGGATAAACGGCCACAGCTACGCCACCTACGGGCCGCTCCTCAACGGCTCCACCGTGGTCTGGTACAGCGACGCCCCCGACCACCCGGGGCCCGGCGCCTGGTGGGACATAGTGGATTCCTACAGCGTCAACATGGCCTGGGTGGCGCCGACCGCTGTCAGGCTGCTCATCCGCTACGGGGAGAAGGTGCCCCGTAGCTATAGCCTCGAGACCCTCCGGCTCATAGTCAGCGCGGGGGAGATCCTCGGCCTCGAGCCCTGGCACTGGCTGGTCAACCACGTCTGCAGGAGCCGCCAGGGCTGCCACGTGGTGGAGACCTGGGGCCAGACGGAGAACAGCGGCTTCATCACCGCGCCGGGCGGCTACGGGCTTGTAGGGGGCATAGCCTACCGCAGGGGGAGCGTCGGGCTCCCCTACCCCGGGATAGACCTCCGCGTCCTACGCGACGACGGCAGCGAGGCGGCGCCGGGGGAGAAGGGCTACATAGCTATCAAGGCGCCGGTGCCCCCGGCCTTCGCCTACGGTGTATGGAGCGACAGGGAGAGGTATGTGAGGACCTACTGGAGCAGGTTCCCCGGCTACTACTACACCGGCGACTACGGCTACGTAGACAGCGACGGCTACGTCTACATCCTCGGCAGGGCCGACGACGTGCTGAAGGTGGCTGGCCACCGGCTAGGCCCCGCAGAGGTCGAGAACACCGTGCTCGAGCACCCCGCCGTGGCGGAGGCCGCCGTGGTGGGCGTGCCGGACGAGCTTAGGGGCACGGTCCTCGCCGTCTTCGTGGTCCCGAAGATGGATGTGGAGGTCGATCGGGCCAGGCTGGCGGGGGAGGTCAGGGAGATGATAAGGAGGAGGTACGGCCCCGTCGCCGTGGTCAAGGGGGTCTACGTGGTGGACAAGCTGCCGAAGACCAGGACCGGCAAGATCCTGCGCCGCGTGCTCCGCGCGGTGCTCACCGGCGCCCCGCTGGGCGACCTCAGCACTCTCGAGGACGAGGCAGGGGTGGAGGAGGTGAGGCGCGCGGTCGAGGAGTTCCGCAGAGCCATGGAGAGCGCGGCCAGGGGCTAA
- a CDS encoding CoA transferase subunit A: MPSPKLVDLDYAAELVEPGSSVTVSGITFVRNPSALVAALVERGARDLCFIDREPGFALDVMAAAGLLRCVRAAMASFELYGLAPTVRRLAERGEVEYIEDTCGAVIAGLRAGAQGVPFMPARGILGSQLLELHEKRWGTWRRIRDPWTGEELVAVRAIEPDYALVHVHVSDPYGNAVIEGPRFEDELKIRAARHVIISAERIVEPEELRGFRHTLSATSLHVDAVVHAPRGAWPTAMPGLYRADYEAIRGYVEAARQGRAMEWVKANLSRMRG; the protein is encoded by the coding sequence GTGCCGAGCCCCAAGCTCGTGGACCTGGACTACGCCGCGGAGCTGGTGGAGCCCGGCTCCAGCGTCACGGTGAGCGGTATAACGTTCGTGAGGAACCCCTCCGCCCTTGTGGCCGCGCTGGTGGAGCGCGGCGCCAGGGACCTCTGCTTCATAGACCGGGAGCCCGGGTTCGCGCTGGACGTTATGGCTGCGGCCGGCCTGCTCCGCTGCGTGAGGGCCGCTATGGCCAGCTTCGAGCTCTACGGGCTGGCCCCGACGGTGAGGAGGCTGGCCGAGAGGGGGGAGGTGGAGTACATCGAGGACACCTGCGGCGCGGTGATAGCCGGGCTCCGGGCGGGGGCCCAGGGCGTCCCCTTCATGCCCGCCCGGGGGATACTGGGAAGCCAGCTGCTCGAGCTGCATGAGAAGCGCTGGGGGACGTGGAGGAGGATAAGGGACCCCTGGACCGGCGAGGAGCTGGTGGCTGTACGGGCGATAGAGCCGGACTACGCGCTGGTCCACGTCCACGTCAGCGACCCCTACGGGAACGCTGTGATAGAGGGCCCGAGGTTCGAGGACGAGCTGAAGATACGCGCCGCCCGCCACGTGATAATCTCGGCCGAGAGGATCGTGGAGCCGGAGGAGCTGAGAGGCTTCAGGCACACGCTCTCAGCTACAAGCCTCCACGTGGACGCGGTGGTCCACGCGCCCAGGGGCGCCTGGCCGACAGCGATGCCGGGGCTCTACCGGGCAGACTACGAGGCGATACGCGGCTACGTCGAGGCGGCGAGGCAGGGCAGGGCCATGGAGTGGGTGAAGGCCAACCTTTCCAGGATGAGGGGGTGA
- a CDS encoding CoA-transferase subunit beta, with protein MASRPTDHMIKCMARLIEDGDVVYHGLTSPLPVLAMALARRVYGVDFTWASVVEHLEPRVEAVRLAPSTGDPYTEPEPLGVLTTIDAFDLAAKGRLTTMFFGAAQVDEEGNTNLTAIGGYDKPRVKLPGGAATAYLFPLVPKLIIWARHEPRVLVPRVDFVTGPGRVRIEKGFRHLLCTNKALIEYTREGPVLRMLLPGVTVEEVLSNSSMRIRVPRGGVETLDPLTPEEEKVIREHDPEGLRYLQRMG; from the coding sequence GTGGCCAGCAGGCCCACAGACCACATGATAAAATGCATGGCCAGGCTGATAGAGGACGGGGACGTGGTGTACCACGGGCTCACCAGCCCCCTCCCCGTCCTAGCCATGGCTCTGGCCCGCCGCGTCTACGGCGTAGACTTCACATGGGCCAGCGTCGTGGAGCACCTAGAGCCAAGGGTGGAGGCGGTCAGGCTGGCCCCCAGCACCGGGGACCCCTACACCGAGCCGGAGCCCCTGGGGGTGCTCACAACCATAGACGCCTTCGACCTCGCCGCCAAGGGGAGGCTCACGACAATGTTCTTCGGCGCCGCCCAGGTCGACGAGGAGGGGAACACAAACCTCACAGCCATAGGCGGCTACGACAAGCCCAGGGTGAAGCTGCCCGGAGGCGCCGCCACGGCCTACCTCTTCCCCCTAGTGCCGAAGCTCATCATATGGGCGAGGCACGAGCCCAGGGTGCTGGTGCCCCGCGTCGACTTCGTCACCGGGCCGGGGAGGGTCAGGATAGAGAAGGGGTTCCGCCACCTGCTCTGCACGAACAAGGCCCTGATAGAGTACACGAGGGAGGGGCCGGTGCTCCGCATGCTCCTCCCAGGCGTGACGGTTGAGGAGGTGCTCTCCAACTCATCGATGAGGATAAGGGTGCCCCGCGGAGGCGTGGAGACCCTGGACCCCCTGACGCCCGAGGAGGAGAAGGTGATAAGGGAGCACGACCCCGAGGGGCTCCGCTACCTCCAGCGCATGGGCTAG
- the panB gene encoding 3-methyl-2-oxobutanoate hydroxymethyltransferase gives MAGREKVTVRHVIRAKQRGEKLVMVTAYDTPTARLVDEAGVDMILVGDSLGMVVLGLPSTLQVTMEDMVRHTEAVARAQPRALVVGDMPFMSYEASVAEAVRNAGRLLSAGADAVKIEGGSEYTDVIKAMRRAGIPVMAHVGLTPQKHKLLGGYRLVGKTAEEALEVIRDAEEAAEAGAFAVVVEFTAWEVAREITRRISVPTICIGSGPHCDGQVLVIHDMLGLTPSPPPFAKRYADVASVIRGAVEAYAREVRSGAFPGEGMYWGMKSGEHQRLLKLLEGRGEKR, from the coding sequence ATGGCTGGCCGGGAGAAGGTCACCGTGCGCCACGTGATTAGGGCTAAGCAGAGGGGGGAGAAGCTGGTAATGGTCACAGCCTACGACACGCCGACAGCCCGGCTGGTGGACGAGGCGGGGGTCGACATGATCCTGGTGGGCGACTCGCTCGGCATGGTAGTCCTGGGGCTCCCCTCAACCCTCCAGGTCACCATGGAGGACATGGTGCGCCACACCGAGGCGGTTGCCCGGGCCCAGCCACGGGCACTAGTGGTCGGAGACATGCCGTTCATGAGCTACGAGGCCTCGGTGGCCGAGGCGGTTAGGAACGCCGGCCGCCTCCTCTCGGCGGGAGCAGACGCGGTGAAGATAGAGGGCGGGAGCGAGTACACGGACGTGATAAAGGCTATGCGCCGCGCCGGGATACCGGTGATGGCGCACGTGGGGCTCACGCCCCAGAAGCACAAGCTGCTAGGCGGCTACAGGCTGGTGGGGAAGACGGCGGAGGAGGCCCTAGAGGTCATACGCGACGCCGAGGAGGCCGCCGAGGCGGGGGCCTTCGCGGTAGTGGTGGAGTTCACCGCCTGGGAGGTGGCGAGGGAGATAACAAGGAGGATAAGCGTGCCCACGATATGCATAGGCAGCGGCCCCCACTGCGACGGCCAGGTGCTGGTCATCCACGACATGCTCGGCCTAACCCCCAGCCCGCCGCCCTTCGCCAAGCGCTACGCCGACGTGGCCTCGGTGATACGCGGCGCGGTCGAGGCCTACGCCCGCGAGGTGAGGAGCGGAGCATTCCCGGGCGAGGGCATGTACTGGGGCATGAAGAGCGGCGAGCACCAGCGCCTCCTAAAGCTGCTGGAGGGCAGGGGGGAGAAGCGCTAG